In the Sus scrofa isolate TJ Tabasco breed Duroc chromosome 7, Sscrofa11.1, whole genome shotgun sequence genome, one interval contains:
- the CLPSL1 gene encoding LOW QUALITY PROTEIN: colipase-like protein 1 (The sequence of the model RefSeq protein was modified relative to this genomic sequence to represent the inferred CDS: inserted 1 base in 1 codon), producing MAETRYLAGPEKHCPHLWSMMPQLQLLVLLFLLSFFFLLTGGSFFQGDMKSLIRNLEHTVCYHPKMLLEKLGGYRGSCGCAVFPAWREGALVRAPWGRGRQQAAVEPARPGRAGSPQNTGEICMRSRTCKRGRCTXSVESCESHCTLKESEGRACHTHPPLQLKVVR from the exons ATGGCAGAGACCAGGTATTTAGCTGGACCTGAGAAACACTGCCCTCACCTCTGGTCCAtgatgccgcagctgcagcttctggtcctcctcttccttctctcttttttcttccttctcactgGGGGCTCATTTTTCCAGGGAGATATGAAAAGTTTGATAAGGAACCTAGAGCACACTGTCTGCTACCATCCTAAGATGCTGTTGGAGAAGCTGGGAGGGTACAGAGGTTCGTGTGGGT GCGCCGTGTTCCCAGCCTGGCGGGAGGGGGCGCTAGTGAGGgcaccctgggggaggggaaggcaacAGGCCGCAGTGGAACCAGccaggccgggccgggccggcTCCCCGCAGAACACTGGGGAGATTTGCATGCGAAGCAGGACGTGCAAGAGAGGCCGCTGCA GGTCGGTGGAGAGCTGCGAGTCCCACTGCACCCTAAAGGAGTCGGAGGGCAGAGCGTGCCACACGCAT cctcccttgcagctgaaGGTGGTCAGGTGA